From Candidatus Rokuibacteriota bacterium, a single genomic window includes:
- a CDS encoding amidohydrolase family protein translates to MIVDAQVHIWGSGKPTNPNHRQVPSFTKDELLKEMDEAGVDAAVIHPPSSWDPNANELAVEAARQHPKRLAILGNFPLDRPESRSLIDGWKQRPGMLGLRFTFLQPHQKSWPTDGTMDRLWPAAERAGLPIALLAASFMPLVGQIAERHPRLKLIIDHLGRPSGSKDDAAWASLPDMLALAKHPNVAIKATGAPSYSSEPYPYRNVHGHLRRIYDAFGPERMFWGTDITRMPCSWRQCVTMFTEELPWLSGRDKELVMGRAVCVWLDWRR, encoded by the coding sequence ATGATCGTCGACGCGCAGGTCCACATCTGGGGGAGCGGCAAGCCGACGAATCCGAATCACCGGCAGGTCCCGAGCTTCACCAAGGACGAGCTGTTGAAGGAGATGGACGAGGCCGGCGTCGATGCCGCGGTGATCCATCCGCCGTCGTCCTGGGATCCCAATGCCAATGAGCTCGCCGTCGAGGCGGCGCGCCAGCATCCCAAGCGGCTCGCGATCCTCGGGAACTTCCCCCTCGACCGCCCTGAGAGCCGGTCCTTGATCGACGGCTGGAAGCAACGGCCGGGGATGCTCGGCCTGCGGTTCACGTTCCTGCAGCCGCACCAGAAATCCTGGCCGACGGACGGAACGATGGACCGGCTGTGGCCGGCCGCCGAGCGCGCCGGGCTGCCCATCGCGCTCCTCGCGGCGAGCTTCATGCCGCTCGTCGGCCAGATCGCGGAGCGACATCCGCGACTTAAGCTGATCATCGATCACCTCGGCAGGCCGTCGGGCAGCAAGGACGACGCGGCCTGGGCCTCGCTTCCGGACATGCTGGCGCTGGCCAAGCATCCGAACGTCGCGATCAAGGCCACGGGGGCGCCGAGCTACTCGAGCGAGCCCTATCCCTATCGCAATGTCCACGGCCACCTCCGCCGGATCTACGATGCCTTCGGGCCCGAGCGGATGTTCTGGGGCACCGACATCACGCGCATGCCGTGCTCGTGGCGGCAGTGCGTGACCATGTTCACGGAGGAGCTGCCGTGGCTGTCGGGCCGCGACAAGGAGCTCGTCATGGGAC